Proteins from a single region of Palaemon carinicauda isolate YSFRI2023 chromosome 1, ASM3689809v2, whole genome shotgun sequence:
- the LOC137638554 gene encoding uncharacterized protein, translating to MRIMLIIALTAIIMSMTSEVSGHRNHSGRGGGRRFNCLVSVCDDAADASTCRTCLRDLKSSGNAPRQAIKDCFKTNKGCEDAAAFRTCLSDANADVTLFKRPLISSLKS from the exons ATGAGGATTATGCTGATCATTGCTTTAACCGCCATCATAATGTCCATGACTTCCGAAGTCAGTGGTCATAGAAATCACTCGGGCAGAGGCGGTGGACGTAGATTCAACTGCCTAG TGAGTGTATGCGACGACGCAGCCGATGCCAGTACTTGCCGAACTTGCCTGAGGGATTTAAAGTCCTCTGGAAATGCTCCACGGCAAGCGATCAAAGACTGTTTTAAAACAAACAAAG GATGTGAAGACGCCGCTGCATTCAGGACTTGTCTCTCTGATGCCAATGCAGAT GTAACTCTCTTCAAgaggccgttaatctcttctttAAAGAGTTAG